The nucleotide sequence CGGCCACCCCGAATATCCGCGGGAGGATCAGCACCAGAGGGATCAGGAAGAGTCCCTGCTGTCCTGCGGCCAGAAGCAGGGCCGAGGTTCCGTCGCCGAGAGCCTGGAAAACGCCCCCGAACATCAGGACCAAACCGGTCGGCACCAGGACCACAGCGGTCAGACGCAGGGCGAGGGTACCGATTTCGCGCACTGTCTGGTTCCGGGAGGCGAAGATCGAAATAATTCCGGGAGCGAAGAAATAGAAAATCACTCCCGCGACCGTACAAAAAGCAACAGTAGTAACCAGAACCTTCCTGAGGGTCTCCCGCACCCTGGGAATGTTTCCGGCGCCGAAGTTGTAGCCCACCAGCGGCTGAAGCCCCTGGGCGACGCCCATCAGACTCATCAGCAACAGCATGAACAAGCGGAAGACGATGCTCGTCGCAGCAATTGCCGCATCACCGTACTCACCGGCCGCATTGTTCAGAAAACTCAAGGAAATGCTTCCCAACACCTGACGCACGAACGTAGGGACTCCGAGAGCCATCATGGGTCCGCAAATCGCCGGTATAGGCCGAAAGTGCACAACCGAAAGCGGGTGCAGCGCCCCGTTGCCGCGCAGGTAGTAACTCAGCAGATAAAAACAGCCGATCCCCTGGGAGATAACCGTCGCCACCGCCGCACCGGCAAGACCCATGTCCAGAAGAAAGATAAAGATCGGATCAAGAACAATATTGAGCACCGCTCCGAGAATCTGTCCGGTACTGCTGTGCAGGGAGGCTCCTTCTGCGCGCAGCAGGTTGTTCAGACACATGCTGAGCACCTGAAACACCGATCCGCCAATGATTATTCTGCCATAGAGAACGGCCGACTCCAGAATCGATTCGGTTGCTCCAAAGAGCGTCAGAATCGACCGCATATAGATCAGTCCGAACAGGGAAAATAGGATCCCGAGAATCAAGGCCGAGTAGAGGGCCGTCGATCCGGTCCGTTCGGCGGCTTCATGATCCTCCTCGCCCAGCCTGCGGCTGATTACGCTCGCTGCACCGACACCAAAGGTCAGACCGATCGCCCCGACCAGCTGAAACATTGGAAAGACAATGCCCGTGGCGGCGATAGCTGCCGTATCGTTCATCAAACTCACGAAGAGGGTGTCCACTACATTGTAGAGAGACATAACCAGCATACCGGCCACCGCCGGCGCGGAAAGCGTGAAGAGCGCCCGCCCGACATCACCCCGGGCCATCATCTCTATTTTCGCATTTGCGTAGCCCTTAGACATTCGCCACTCCACTTTGCATTCAGTACAGCTTCGATTCTTTTTTTCGAATCAATTCCGCCAGGGTGAAAAGCTCTTCGATAACCCTTTCTATCCGCTCCTGTTCATCCGGAGAAAGATTCCCTAACTGCTCCGCTAAATAGGCATCCATGCGCAGTTGATCCTTCTCGACCAGGGCTTTCCCCTTCGCGCTGAGTGAAACCAGGCTTTGCCGCCGGTCCCGGGGATTCTGTTCACGCTGAATAAGGCCCTGCTCAATAAGCGCATCGGCTACCGTGGTAAAACTTCCTCGCTCAAGACCGAGATACTCACTGACTGCTCCCATTGTATCGCTTCCATGATGGTAGAGAATCATCAGGGTTTTAAACTGACTCCGGCCAATCGAGGTGAGGACAGGATCATGCAGGAAATCGAGCAGTAGTTTCCGCCGGAACAGATGGAAAGAGGACATGAACTGCCATACATGACAAGCATTCATGGGGACACTCCTGAAGCTTAGTTTTCTAACTATTAGAAATATAAACAATCCTCTGAAATGTCAAGGAATAAAAAACCCGCCGCATTCGCGGCGGGCAACATTCTCCCGTATCCCTTTGGATAGCTTAGCCGATCTTTATCTGCCGAGGTTTGGCCTCAGGCCGCTTTTCCATGGTAAGCGTCAGAATACCGTTGCTGAAGCTTCCGCTGATTTTTTCATTGTCCACATCCTTGGGCAGTACGAAACTGCGGCTGAACACCAGAGACTTTCTCTCACGCACCAGATAGTTGACCTCGTCCTGCTCCTTTTTTTCCTCTTTTCCGGAAGAAATGGTCAGCAGGTTATCATCTACCTTTACCTCGACATCATTCTCGCTCAAACCGGGAATTTCTGCCTCCAACAGGTAGCGGTCTTCCTCTTCGCGAACATCTACACGGGGCGAATAGAGCCCATCCTGAGGCAGGTCCTCAAAGAAGTTGTTAAACAGTCGGTCCATATCGTTCCACAGACTTACATTGCGGGGTCTGGCATGGTGTACAATAGCTCTCATAGATATCTCCTCCTCTTCCCAGCGGGAAGTAATGATTTATACAATATAATATGCAATATGTATGCCAACTACATTAAAACCTTACTGTATAAATAATTAACAATTTTCAGATTCGTATTTGTTATGCACTTTTTACAGAAATGTATCATAACAACACAACAAGAATTATTTTGACCCAAAGTCGGTCTTTCTGACACACGATCCTTTATTTGACAGGACTCCGGTGTTTCATCCCGCTACCGCTTGATTCACCGGAGCTGGGACGCTACACTACTACTCCGATGAGAAACAGACTTATCTGCTGTCTTGGCAATCCCGGCCGGGAATATGCCCGCACTCGCCACAACATCGGCTGGATGCTGCTGGATACCTGGCAGCCCTCCCTGGATTTTCGCAGTAAATTCAAGGGAGAATACGCTGTTGTTCATTCTCCAGCCAAACTGATTGTGCTTCGCCCCCTGACCTACATGAATAAAAGCGGTGAGAGCCTGAGATCCTGTGTTGATTTTTTCTCTATTGATCCTTCAGATATACTGGTTATTCACGACGATCTGGAGCTAAAGTTTGGAGATATCACGCTTAAGCAGGGTGGTGGCCTGGGAGGACACAACGGCTTAAAATCGATCAGGCAGCACCTTGGCACCCCCGATTTTTACCGACTCCGTCTTGGCATCGGACGACCAAATCAGGGCAGCGTCCCGGACTTCGTTCTTTCACGTTTCTCTCAGGAAGAAGAGGCCGAACTTCCCGACCTGCTCCAGAGGGGCCTTCGGCAGCTTGAAGACTTCATCCGTATGGAGACCCCATGAACTACGAATTGTCCCGCAGAATAACAGCCTACTTCGGCAGAGACGCGAAGCGCATCCACCATGCAATGCAGGTATACGGATTCGCCGAAACAATACTTCTTTCTGAAAACATCACCGGAGACGAACGCGAAATTATCGAAACCGCGGCTCTTATCCACGATATAGGAATTCCCGAGGCGGAACGAAAACACGGCTCTTCCGCGGGGAATTTCCAGGAGGCCGAAGGACCTCCCATTGCCCGGGCTATTCTCGAAGAGCTGTCATATCCGCCTGCTATAATCGACCGGGTCTGTTTTATCGTTGGTAAGCACCACAGCTATAGCAAGATAGACGGCATCGATTTTCAAATACTGGTAGAGGCAGACCTGATCGTCAATATCTTCGGCGATGCCATGTCACAAAAGGCCACGGATACCCTTATAAGCAAACATTTTGTTACCGCCACCGGGAAAGAGATCGCGGAAGGAATGTATCAGGGGTATTGAGCTCCCGCAACACCAACATAAATAGAATAGACAGCATGGGTCCCCATTATGAATAGCTGATTTCGCTTTTTCCCTCCAAAGGTAAGGTTAGCGACCACATCGGGGACCAGGATTTTTCCAAGAAGTTCTCCCTGAGGTGAATAACAATGCACACCATCAGCCGCACTGCTCCAGACATTTCCGTCGATATCAACCCTGAATCCATCAGCAATTCCCGGATTAACTTCAACGAAGACAGTATCCTTTGTTAGTTCGTTTCCGTTTTCTAATTCAAATCGCCGAATATGGTGTGCACCATTTTTATCATGAGTAGCACCAGTATCTGCTATATACAGGTACTTCTCATCCGGCGAAAAAGCCAAACCATTCGGCATCTGAAAATCATCCGCCACAATCGATAGTTCCTCAGACTCCGGGTCATACCTGAAAACAAAACTTTTGCCGAGCTCGCTTTGAGTACGTTTTCCTTCATAATCAGATAGAATCCCGTAAGGAGGATCTGTAAACCAGATTGTACCGTCTGATTTTACGACAACATCGTTCGGAGAATTAAGTTGCTTCCCTTCATAGTTATCAACGAGCACAGTAACCGATCCGTCTATTTCCGTGCGAGTAACCCGCCTGGAAAGATGCTCGCAGCTTACCAGGCGCCCCTGCCTGTCCCTGGTATTACCATTTGAGTTGTTTGATGGAGAACGAAACACACTTACCCCAAGGCCGTCAATCCAGCGCATCATCCGATTGTTGGGGATATCACTCCAAAGATAATAACCACCATCGGAAAAATAGACCGGTCCTTCGCACCACTTCATTCCATCATGAATAAGTTCCAGATCACAATTTCCAAGCAGGTAATAACGAAACCTCTCATCGATAATTTCATAATTCCGAATTCGTTCTCCCATTAGTCTCTCCTTTATGTACTCTTAAACTGTCGAATCACACTATCCAGTAATACAGAAAAGATTATCACCACACCAACAGCGGCTCCTTGCCAAAAGGGAGAAACACCCAGAAGATTCAATCCGTTATTCAGAACCGTAATAATCGCAATACCGATGAGTGTTCCTATCAGTCCGCCTTTTCCACCCGCAAGACTGGTCCCTCCGATTACAACTGCTGCAATCGCATTAAGTTCGATATTTATTCCCGTATCCGGGTCAACCGCCCCCAATCTCGAGGTAAGAATTAATCCTGAAACAGCACAGAGAAATCCTGTAATCGCATATGTCAACGCAGTGTAGAAACGGACCCGCACACCAGAAAGATGGGCAGCCTCTTCGTTACTTCCAATCGCGTAGATATATAACCCAACCTTCGTTTGCTTCAGCATAAAATAGGCCATGATAAATAACGCAACAAATACTATAAGATACAAAGGCACAGATCCGATCTCAGCGTTCCCGAAAAAGCGATACTCTGCAGGGAGCCCAACAAGGGAACGTCCATCGGTTAGCAGATATGTTGCTGAGCGGCCTATGGATAAAAATCCAAGGGTAACTATGAATGCAGCCAGGCGAGCGTAAGCCACAAGAAAACCTTTCATAACACCTACGAGGGTACCAAGAAGCAACATGGCAATAACCCCGGGGATAACACCATACTGCTGCATAACGATCCCGCCAAACATTGCGGCAACTGCGGCGTTACTTCCGACAGACAGATCTATGCCCCCGGTTAGGATAACGAGCGTTTGACCTATTGCTATTATACCCAGAAACGTTGCCTGCCAAAAAAGATTCCGAAAATTACGTATGGTAAGAAATCTGGGAGTAAGAATTGTCAATGTAAGACACAGCAGAATAAACGCAATGGTCATTACAATTTCAACTTGAGAAGTATATGACAACAGTTTATATGATTTTGCCTTCAGTTTCTGAGTAATTGCAGGCGACCCGTACACAGTCTTTTTCATGCTTTTTCTTCCTTGTATATTGATGCACTGGACGCATAGCGAATAATCGTCTCTTCATCTGCTTCCGACCAGTCCAGTTCTTTTACAATAGAGCCGGAATTCATAACAAGTATTCGATCGCTTAATGCAAGTATTTCCGGTAATTCCGAAGAAATCAAAATTATTCCCTTACCCTCCCGGACAAGCTGATTGATTAACATATAAATTTCATACTTCGCGCCTATATCAATGCCCCTGGTCGGTTCATCGAGTATCAAGACATCCGGATTCATTGTCAGCCATTTTGCCAAGACTACCTTCTGCTGATTTCCTCCACTAAGTGAATTTACCGGGTCTGAGACTACTCCAATGCGAATGCGAAGATCCTCAACTCTCTGTTTAACAAGATCACCCCCTTCACGTTTCGCCAGCATCATCCCTGGACCAAGCGCATGAAAGGCGAGCAGCAGGTTATCTTCAATGCTCATATTCACAATCAGTCCATGATTTTTTCTGTTTTCGGGGAGCATGCCAATACCCTTTCGTATTGCCTTTCTTGGAGACCGGAAGGTTTGAGTATCACTACCGACTGATACCGTTCCCTCTTTCATTTTATCTGCACCAAAAATGGCCCGAGCAAACTCAGTGCGCCCTGCTCCAACCAATCCTGCCAGACCGACAATCTCACCCCTGCGTACAGTAATATTGCAGCCCCGACATCGTGATCCGTTTTTAACATTTTGTGCTTTCAGCAGGACCTCGCCGGGTTTGCGTCTCGTTCGAATGGAAAAAAGATCCCCCACATCCCTTCCGACCATTGATGATATCAGTTCGTCCGGATTTGTTTCGGAGGTTATAAACTCATTAGTTTTTTCACCGTCTCTCAGTACAACAATACGATTTGACAGTTCAAAAATCTCTTCTATTTTATGGGTTACAAAGACAACTGTTGTTCCCTGGTTCTTTTGTAAACGGCGGACCAGCTGAAATAATTTATCTACCTCTCTGGGACTAAGAGCTGCCGTCGGTTCGTCCAGTATCAAGAGACGAGCTTCGTAGGCAATACCCTTCAGAATTTCCAGAATTTGTTGTTCTGCAACAGATAATCTTGAGACAATCACATCCGGATCCACCGGGAGATCCCATCCGATTTGCTTATAGAGTTCAAGGGCTCTGTCCCTCATATCCTTTCGGCGTAAAACGGATTTGGTTGTTCCCCGTGCGCAGTCCGAAAGATACAGGTTCTCCGCAATAGTAAGATCCGGCACCAGATTGAATTCCTGGAGAACAATCCCTACTCCCGCATCTATTGCATCGTTTGTGTCCCTAAATAAT is from Marispirochaeta sp. and encodes:
- a CDS encoding MATE family efflux transporter translates to MSKGYANAKIEMMARGDVGRALFTLSAPAVAGMLVMSLYNVVDTLFVSLMNDTAAIAATGIVFPMFQLVGAIGLTFGVGAASVISRRLGEEDHEAAERTGSTALYSALILGILFSLFGLIYMRSILTLFGATESILESAVLYGRIIIGGSVFQVLSMCLNNLLRAEGASLHSSTGQILGAVLNIVLDPIFIFLLDMGLAGAAVATVISQGIGCFYLLSYYLRGNGALHPLSVVHFRPIPAICGPMMALGVPTFVRQVLGSISLSFLNNAAGEYGDAAIAATSIVFRLFMLLLMSLMGVAQGLQPLVGYNFGAGNIPRVRETLRKVLVTTVAFCTVAGVIFYFFAPGIISIFASRNQTVREIGTLALRLTAVVLVPTGLVLMFGGVFQALGDGTSALLLAAGQQGLFLIPLVLILPRIFGVAGVVAAQPAGFLLAFGVGLLLFVRTKRMLSEREEDSGPTER
- a CDS encoding MarR family transcriptional regulator gives rise to the protein MNACHVWQFMSSFHLFRRKLLLDFLHDPVLTSIGRSQFKTLMILYHHGSDTMGAVSEYLGLERGSFTTVADALIEQGLIQREQNPRDRRQSLVSLSAKGKALVEKDQLRMDAYLAEQLGNLSPDEQERIERVIEELFTLAELIRKKESKLY
- a CDS encoding Hsp20/alpha crystallin family protein, whose amino-acid sequence is MRAIVHHARPRNVSLWNDMDRLFNNFFEDLPQDGLYSPRVDVREEEDRYLLEAEIPGLSENDVEVKVDDNLLTISSGKEEKKEQDEVNYLVRERKSLVFSRSFVLPKDVDNEKISGSFSNGILTLTMEKRPEAKPRQIKIG
- the pth gene encoding aminoacyl-tRNA hydrolase; the protein is MRNRLICCLGNPGREYARTRHNIGWMLLDTWQPSLDFRSKFKGEYAVVHSPAKLIVLRPLTYMNKSGESLRSCVDFFSIDPSDILVIHDDLELKFGDITLKQGGGLGGHNGLKSIRQHLGTPDFYRLRLGIGRPNQGSVPDFVLSRFSQEEEAELPDLLQRGLRQLEDFIRMETP
- a CDS encoding HD domain-containing protein, giving the protein MNYELSRRITAYFGRDAKRIHHAMQVYGFAETILLSENITGDEREIIETAALIHDIGIPEAERKHGSSAGNFQEAEGPPIARAILEELSYPPAIIDRVCFIVGKHHSYSKIDGIDFQILVEADLIVNIFGDAMSQKATDTLISKHFVTATGKEIAEGMYQGY
- a CDS encoding SMP-30/gluconolactonase/LRE family protein, whose product is MGERIRNYEIIDERFRYYLLGNCDLELIHDGMKWCEGPVYFSDGGYYLWSDIPNNRMMRWIDGLGVSVFRSPSNNSNGNTRDRQGRLVSCEHLSRRVTRTEIDGSVTVLVDNYEGKQLNSPNDVVVKSDGTIWFTDPPYGILSDYEGKRTQSELGKSFVFRYDPESEELSIVADDFQMPNGLAFSPDEKYLYIADTGATHDKNGAHHIRRFELENGNELTKDTVFVEVNPGIADGFRVDIDGNVWSSAADGVHCYSPQGELLGKILVPDVVANLTFGGKKRNQLFIMGTHAVYSIYVGVAGAQYP
- a CDS encoding ABC transporter permease is translated as MKKTVYGSPAITQKLKAKSYKLLSYTSQVEIVMTIAFILLCLTLTILTPRFLTIRNFRNLFWQATFLGIIAIGQTLVILTGGIDLSVGSNAAVAAMFGGIVMQQYGVIPGVIAMLLLGTLVGVMKGFLVAYARLAAFIVTLGFLSIGRSATYLLTDGRSLVGLPAEYRFFGNAEIGSVPLYLIVFVALFIMAYFMLKQTKVGLYIYAIGSNEEAAHLSGVRVRFYTALTYAITGFLCAVSGLILTSRLGAVDPDTGINIELNAIAAVVIGGTSLAGGKGGLIGTLIGIAIITVLNNGLNLLGVSPFWQGAAVGVVIIFSVLLDSVIRQFKST
- a CDS encoding sugar ABC transporter ATP-binding protein; the protein is MSMTIEKGDIIALVGENGAGKSTLAKIIAGVQSLDSGEILLDGEHILFRDTNDAIDAGVGIVLQEFNLVPDLTIAENLYLSDCARGTTKSVLRRKDMRDRALELYKQIGWDLPVDPDVIVSRLSVAEQQILEILKGIAYEARLLILDEPTAALSPREVDKLFQLVRRLQKNQGTTVVFVTHKIEEIFELSNRIVVLRDGEKTNEFITSETNPDELISSMVGRDVGDLFSIRTRRKPGEVLLKAQNVKNGSRCRGCNITVRRGEIVGLAGLVGAGRTEFARAIFGADKMKEGTVSVGSDTQTFRSPRKAIRKGIGMLPENRKNHGLIVNMSIEDNLLLAFHALGPGMMLAKREGGDLVKQRVEDLRIRIGVVSDPVNSLSGGNQQKVVLAKWLTMNPDVLILDEPTRGIDIGAKYEIYMLINQLVREGKGIILISSELPEILALSDRILVMNSGSIVKELDWSEADEETIIRYASSASIYKEEKA